The nucleotide sequence GACGCACTGCCAGCCCCCGCTGTCGAGTGATCGGACTCGCCGGATCGACACCGTTTTGCTCGCCACGCCAATTTTTCAGGACATGGACGCCGACGCCGATGGAGAGATGACGCTCGCGTTCGATCTCGACGCATTGCAGCACCTGGCACATCCGGACGCGGTATTCACCGATGCTCGCCAGTGGAGCAAGTACGTGGGTATCGTCTCCGATGAGCCGACCTACGTCGTGACGAACTTCGCCCGGAAACACCGGATTCGACAGGATTTCTTCTCCGGGCCACGCGGACGAGCCGAGAGCTTCGAGACGATCAAAGACCAGTTCGACACCCCGCGGTACGTCTACGTCGGGACCGACGACGCGGCTGCGGAGGCCGCCACAGCCAACGGCTGGGAATACCTCGACGTGGAAGCCGCTGCCGACGCTGCGGAGTGGACACTCGGTGACCCAGAGGTGCCTTCGGCGGCGGACGAATCCGAAACGCGCGACGACTGGCCCTGAACGATCGACGCGTTTTCGCGCAGTCGAATCCCTTCGGGTACCGCGTCGTTTAACCACCCGGACGCGCAATCTCCGCCGATGGCTACCCCCCGCGTGCCGAGCGACGAAGACCGCCTGGAACTCCCGTGTGGCGAGACCGTGGACGTCCACACCTTCGACATGGGCCGTCGTGAATTCGCGTGTCAGTGCGGCGAAACCCACGCGCTCGTCATGGACATCCACCCGCTGACACGGTTCTTGCCGACGTTTCTCGTCGACACTCTCTCCGAGACGGTCGAACCGAGCGGGGACGCCGACGAATTCGGAACCCCCCACCTCATGGGCATCGTCCTGGAGGAGTTTCCCGACGACGTGGTCGCGAAGGATGTCGAGGACGACGGCGCGATCGGTTGTGGCCTGTTGTGGGTGACGGACTTCGACTCGCGTCGCCTCCACGAAATCGTGGTGGAACTCGTCGTCGAACTTATGGAACACGCGATCAGCCACGCCGAAGATGAGACCGCCCGGGACGCCTTCGAGGAGG is from Halorhabdus sp. BNX81 and encodes:
- a CDS encoding DUF5815 family protein: MATPRVPSDEDRLELPCGETVDVHTFDMGRREFACQCGETHALVMDIHPLTRFLPTFLVDTLSETVEPSGDADEFGTPHLMGIVLEEFPDDVVAKDVEDDGAIGCGLLWVTDFDSRRLHEIVVELVVELMEHAISHAEDETARDAFEEDMREFDVAAFVDAYRADRDFDGERDTPV